In the genome of bacterium, one region contains:
- a CDS encoding response regulator, with the protein MVEESRHYSVLIVDDEPDISELVAFNIKNSGFDAKIAGSGEQAIKDVRSASPDLIVLDLMLPGIDGLDVCRLLKSDPETSSIPIIMLTARGEENDIVKGLELGADDYITKPFSPQILIARIKSVMRRHQSTVQNENERIVFQNIVIDPEKYRAQVSGEVIDLTHTEFEILHLLLRHPGRVYTRNEIVDNVHGYDYPVTDRSVDVQIVGLRKKLGNAAKYIETVRGVGYRCREL; encoded by the coding sequence ATGGTTGAAGAAAGCAGGCATTATAGTGTTCTGATAGTTGATGACGAGCCTGATATTTCAGAACTTGTAGCATTTAATATCAAAAATTCCGGATTTGATGCTAAAATTGCCGGCTCAGGAGAACAGGCTATTAAAGATGTGCGTTCTGCGTCTCCTGATTTAATAGTTCTTGATCTGATGCTTCCCGGTATTGACGGACTTGATGTATGCAGATTGTTAAAATCAGACCCTGAAACAAGCTCTATACCAATTATAATGCTTACTGCACGTGGAGAGGAAAATGATATAGTTAAAGGGCTGGAACTGGGAGCAGATGATTATATTACAAAGCCGTTCAGCCCGCAAATTTTAATAGCACGCATAAAGAGTGTAATGCGCAGGCATCAGAGCACTGTACAAAATGAGAATGAGCGGATTGTTTTTCAAAACATTGTAATTGATCCGGAGAAATACAGGGCACAGGTATCGGGAGAAGTAATTGATCTTACACATACTGAATTTGAAATTCTTCATCTTTTGCTTCGTCATCCGGGAAGAGTTTATACCCGTAATGAAATAGTTGACAATGTGCATGGATACGATTATCCGGTTACGGACAGATCTGTTGACGTGCAGATAGTAGGTCTCCGGAAGAAGCTGGGAAATGCGGCCAAATACATTGAAACAGTCCGCGGTGTGGGCTATAGGTGCAGAGAATTATGA
- the pstS gene encoding phosphate ABC transporter substrate-binding protein PstS → MKTIRIFLTAGLILVLGLAVFSPEAAASDKKVAVINGAGASFPYPIYMQWSHKYEELYKIRLNYQSIGSGGGIAQIKAKTVDFGASDAPLKVEELKAAGLLQFPMVIGGVVPIFNLKGFIAGQIKLSAENLADMFLGKIRKWNDPEIVKNNPGVKLPDKTVTTVHRADGSGTTWIFTNYLSKISEEWKEKVSFSKAPRWPEANSIAGKGNEGVAVFVKKVDGAIGYVEYAYALQNKIPYVKLQNKAGRFVSPSLESFQAAAANADWNNAPGFYLVLTNQPGNNTWPISGASFILMYKNQNDADKAKSVLKFFDWCYKHGADLAEKLDYVPMPRTVIVLVESTWHKEMTAGNRPVW, encoded by the coding sequence ATGAAAACAATCAGAATATTTTTAACAGCAGGTTTGATTTTAGTACTGGGTTTGGCTGTGTTTTCACCGGAAGCAGCAGCTTCTGATAAAAAAGTAGCTGTTATAAATGGTGCAGGTGCTTCATTCCCTTATCCGATTTATATGCAGTGGTCGCACAAGTACGAAGAACTTTACAAAATCCGGCTCAACTATCAGTCCATAGGTTCCGGCGGCGGTATTGCACAGATAAAAGCAAAGACTGTTGATTTTGGGGCTTCTGATGCTCCTCTTAAAGTGGAAGAGCTAAAAGCTGCAGGCCTTCTGCAGTTTCCTATGGTTATTGGTGGTGTTGTACCGATTTTTAATCTAAAAGGATTTATTGCAGGACAGATTAAGCTTTCTGCTGAGAATCTTGCTGATATGTTTCTTGGTAAAATCAGGAAGTGGAATGATCCTGAAATAGTAAAAAACAATCCGGGAGTTAAACTTCCCGATAAGACTGTCACTACTGTCCACAGGGCAGACGGTTCCGGCACTACCTGGATTTTTACAAATTATCTTTCAAAAATTTCCGAAGAGTGGAAAGAAAAAGTAAGTTTTAGCAAAGCGCCAAGATGGCCTGAAGCTAACAGTATTGCAGGTAAAGGTAATGAAGGTGTAGCAGTTTTTGTTAAAAAAGTGGACGGCGCTATCGGGTATGTTGAATATGCTTATGCTTTACAGAACAAAATACCGTATGTCAAACTGCAGAATAAAGCGGGAAGATTCGTATCACCGTCACTTGAGTCCTTTCAGGCTGCTGCTGCAAATGCTGACTGGAATAATGCACCGGGTTTTTATCTTGTGTTAACAAATCAGCCTGGTAATAATACATGGCCCATAAGCGGTGCATCGTTTATCTTAATGTATAAAAATCAGAATGATGCTGACAAGGCTAAAAGTGTACTGAAATTTTTCGACTGGTGCTACAAGCACGGTGCAGATCTTGCTGAGAAACTGGACTACGTTCCTATGCCGAGGACAGTTATTGTTCTTGTGGAAAGTACATGGCACAAAGAGATGACAGCGGGTAACAGGCCGGTTTGGTAA
- a CDS encoding HAMP domain-containing protein, which produces MKNKKLFTQIFPSFLIVVVMAVVLLGTYEFRIVKEFYTNTVISDLKIRADLISNRIKIDNLLSRTEKLQTECVELSRIAGVRITIIRPDGKVLNDSHKYPDLMDNHSDRPEIIKAFSGATGHSIRHSYTLKKELLYLAVPYYSNKKLEAVVRLAIPFSDYHQTLLKLHIRLIWGGLIILLLTGLASFWISRSISRPIENIKRSADRFANGDFSKPAGGEGPKEISSLADTLNSMAEQLDKRIRTISMQRNEQEAMFRSMQEGVLAVDPEEKIIRINKAAREYLGIKEKEVHKHPIYEIVRNRDLLDFIDRALKAKKHLEEEIPISSKSERIFLMNSAPIQDLSKESIGVIVVINDITRIKQWDKMRMEFVANVSHELKTPITSIKGYVETLLNGDVKDEETLDRFLKIILHHSDRMNAIINDLLELSKIEQQEKAGIKLERQKILPVIQSAVCFSSPLAEKKHINIEVDCAESTKGLLNSAFLEQAIINLVDNAVKYSEENSRVYINVKENNKSVVISVQDWGCGIPREHHERLFERFYRVDKGRSRDIGGTGLGLAIVKHIVYAHKGKIKVDSTPGEGTVFTISLNSA; this is translated from the coding sequence ATGAAAAACAAAAAACTTTTTACACAGATTTTTCCGTCATTTTTAATTGTTGTAGTAATGGCTGTGGTTTTACTCGGCACCTATGAATTCAGAATTGTTAAAGAATTTTATACAAATACTGTGATTTCAGATTTAAAAATCAGAGCGGACCTGATTTCTAACAGGATAAAAATTGATAATCTCCTGAGCAGAACTGAAAAACTGCAGACTGAATGTGTGGAACTAAGCAGGATTGCAGGTGTTCGTATTACAATTATCCGTCCTGACGGTAAAGTGTTAAACGATTCCCACAAATATCCGGATTTAATGGATAACCACAGCGACCGTCCGGAAATAATCAAGGCATTTTCCGGAGCAACAGGCCATTCAATCAGGCATAGTTATACTCTTAAAAAGGAACTTTTGTATCTTGCAGTACCATATTACTCAAATAAAAAATTAGAAGCAGTTGTACGTCTTGCAATTCCTTTCTCCGATTATCATCAAACTCTGTTAAAACTTCATATACGTCTTATCTGGGGCGGCCTGATAATTCTGTTGTTGACCGGATTGGCCAGTTTTTGGATATCCCGGAGTATAAGCAGGCCAATTGAAAATATCAAGAGAAGTGCAGACCGCTTTGCAAATGGAGATTTTTCAAAACCGGCAGGCGGAGAAGGGCCAAAAGAGATTTCATCTCTCGCAGACACTTTGAATTCGATGGCAGAACAATTGGATAAACGGATCAGGACAATATCAATGCAGCGGAATGAACAGGAGGCCATGTTCAGGAGTATGCAAGAAGGTGTTTTGGCAGTGGATCCTGAAGAGAAAATTATTCGTATCAATAAGGCTGCACGTGAGTATCTCGGAATCAAAGAAAAAGAGGTTCATAAGCATCCCATATACGAAATAGTGAGAAACAGGGATCTTCTTGATTTTATTGACAGAGCCTTGAAGGCAAAGAAACATCTGGAAGAGGAAATTCCAATCTCCAGTAAATCTGAAAGAATTTTTCTTATGAACTCTGCCCCGATACAAGACCTGTCAAAAGAATCAATAGGTGTTATTGTTGTAATAAATGACATTACGAGAATAAAGCAGTGGGACAAAATGAGAATGGAGTTTGTTGCAAATGTTTCTCATGAGCTTAAAACACCGATTACTTCAATTAAAGGATATGTAGAAACCCTTCTCAATGGTGATGTAAAGGATGAAGAAACCCTTGACCGTTTCTTAAAAATAATTTTACATCACAGTGACAGAATGAATGCAATAATCAACGACTTGCTGGAACTTTCAAAAATAGAGCAGCAGGAGAAGGCAGGTATTAAGCTGGAGAGGCAGAAAATTCTACCTGTTATTCAGTCTGCTGTTTGTTTTAGCAGTCCGTTGGCTGAAAAAAAGCACATTAACATAGAGGTGGACTGCGCTGAAAGCACTAAGGGGTTGCTTAATAGTGCCTTTTTAGAACAGGCAATAATTAATCTGGTTGATAATGCTGTCAAATACAGTGAGGAAAACAGCAGAGTATATATCAATGTTAAAGAAAATAATAAAAGTGTTGTTATTTCCGTGCAGGACTGGGGCTGCGGTATTCCACGCGAACATCACGAACGTTTATTTGAAAGATTTTACCGTGTGGACAAGGGCAGAAGCAGAGATATAGGCGGAACAGGCCTGGGTCTGGCCATTGTAAAACATATTGTATATGCGCATAAAGGAAAAATTAAAGTTGACAGCACTCCTGGTGAAGGAACTGTTTTTACAATATCACTGAATTCAGCATAA